The window GTGTACTACCCGAGGTTGCCACTGGAGAGCACCCTTGGGTTAGTTCTAGTATCCAGGTGACCCTGATTGGGCTTATTGGGATCACGTGCTGGATGACTATTTAGGTGATAGACACAGGTGTAACCAATTCTACTTTCAATTTCAAAGCAAAAAGAAAGGCAGATAAATGAATACAAATCAACCAAAAACTGGATAGTGGTAGACTACCAAGAAAAaagaataaataataataataaattgttTGCCACAAGATGCATCAAGTACTGTAATATTAAGTTCCTGTCTGGAGATAGCCTTTCTTACATAATTTGCTATGAACACAAAGGAGGAAGGTCAGGTGGATTCTGCATTCATAAAGAACAAACCTCTACATTTAAATTATTACATTCCTGtaatatttatttgatttgatttattttacaatTTTAAACACAATATAACCACACATGTGGATACAGTACAATGACATTAAAATAATCAAGGATGACACAAAAAAGTTAGTTATTTCAATTATGGTCCTCTTGAAAATGCATGAAAACATAATACTTTACCGGTCaaaagaacacctactcattcaagggtttttctttatttctactattaaCTCCCTTCATAACAATTACATTCAAATGAATAGATTGATAGATTGACAAATAGAAAGTATGGTTATTCAAATAAAAGTAGTTTAATAAAAatagtttccatgtgtttgttaccattccattgattccattccagccattacaatgacaagtcctcctatagctcctcccaccagcctcccctgCATGGTGTGTCTCAGATTTCATGTCTCCTAAATCTCATCAGAGTTGGCTTGTGCTGTGCATCATGAAACTCAATCCCTGTTTAAACTACACAATGTTCCTCAAGTCAAAGAAGCTATTTATTAGGCATATATTAATACATGTTCTAACATGATTCATGAGTTCAGATATAACATAAAGACATAGAAAACTGTTCTTTAAAAGCTAGTAAAAGCTGTAAGCAACAAAATAACATATAATATTGAGTCAGATACTGATATCAAATCTTCAGTAAACCATAGCAGCAAATTGTCTAAGTTCCTATTGAGAAACATATCCACATCTATCAGCGCATAATCATTCAATGTTAAAAATGACCTTTGTTCTGTATGGTTCCACCGCAGATGACGTCACACCAACAGGGTGATGATAACACCGTCATCCTGCCCTTGCCACAGCATCTCCCCCTTGAACGCCACCTTCCCATGCCTCCTGGCTCTCAGAAGAATTCCCACCACCTTGTCAGAGATGCGTACGTATCTATCAAACAGTTCTCTGAAAGTGACGCGGGTCTTCCCGTCGGGATCTGGGTCATTCATAGTCCTGATCACATAGCACATGTCGGCTATCTCACCGTGGATGTGTTGCTCGGCTCGCCTGGCCCGTTCGGCTGTTTTCGTGCCTTCTTTGGGACGTCCGTAACCCTCCTCGCCCTTGCGGAGGCGTAGGGACATGGAGTATTCATAGTCAAAGTCCTCACTGAAGGGGTTGAGCTTCTGGTTGACGGTGTGCGTCGAGGACCAGTTCTGCCAGCGGCTCTTCAGATCGCCCACGGCACTGTACTTCCTTGAGAGAGCGTTGATCCTGTTGGCGTCATCCAACTCCTTTCTGCCCCTGTGAAGGACAATcacaaaaatatttacaaaaaaaccCATGGCCACATACATTTCCGCTGTAAAGCTCAGAACGGGTTTTGCACTATACCGTTTTATTTGAGAAGAAATGTGCTGTACAAAAATCATATGCCGCAGGTGTATTAGCATTATCATATTTGGGGGCAATGTTCAATGACGGGCCGTCACGCACCATCACTTGAACACGAAGAAAGAACATTGAACTCACACTGAGATGGAGGGTATTTTGACCCTCACCCATGACTCAATTTTCCCTTTCGGTGAGACGCTGTCATTGTCCCTCTGCTTGGCCTCCCCGGATGACCCAGTGCTATCTGTCTTTACAGGTTTagaggtgtctgtctgtccaggtttagagctgcctgtctgtccaggtttagagctgtctgtctgtccaggtttagagctgtctgtctgtccaggtttAGAGCTGTTTTTCTGTCCAGGTTTAGAGCTGTCTTTCTGTCCAGCTTCAGTGCTGTTTGTCTGTCCAGGtttagagctgtctgtctgtccagcttcagtgctgtttgtctgtccaggtttagagctgtctgtctgtccagcttCAGTGCTGTTTGTCTGTCCAGCTTCAGTGCTGTTTGTCTGTCCAGGTTTAGAGCTGTCTATCTGTCCAGGTTTACCTTGGCCGCTCTCTGCCTCAAGGGCCCTTTCCTCTGCCTCAGAGTACCGACTATCCTCTGTGTCCACGCTACAGGTGCGCCCATCTCCAAATTCTCCCTCTGACGGTACATTCCGCTCCTTCTCCTTCCAGCTGCAGGTCAGCTCCAACACATTGGAGCACTTTCTGCGGAGTGTGGGCGACCCCCTCTTGCTCAGcatcctgtctatctcctcccctgGTGGTGGAGCCTCCTTACAGATCCGCTCAGTCAGAAATGTATTGCCCACACTCCTCAACTGAATGCCGCTGGTCACAGTCTTCACCACCTGCTTGGTCTTGATCCGGGACTCCCCTTGAAGCACTAGCAGAGTCTTCCTTTTACCCACCAATTGGGAAGGAGGAGAACTGCCTTGGGACTCCTGCTGGTCAGCTGAAGGATTGTTCTGATCAGCAGGTATGTTGGTGCCAGTGGTGAGATCCTGACCGGGACCTTCTCCCAAGTTCCTAATTTAGTGGTGCTTGGCGTCTTTGGTGGTTCGTCCCAAAGCTCTCTTAGGGAGTCAGGAGCCCAGGCGAAAGGCTCCTTGGCCTGCTTGTCCTTGACCTCGGACACCCAGTGTTGCCAGCTCTAGGTCAGGCTGGACACCATGCAGATGGTGCGCAGCTTCTTGATGTTCTTGTTGGTGGAAGACTTCCCCTGGCCAGCCTGTGCAGTCAGTGTCAGGTTACGCTTTAAGAAAAAAAATGTTCGACTAATCTTACCAGATTAGTTGCTTATGTTCATGAagcttcactctctttctctgtgggacTGTCTCTCTGACCCCAATTGCCTGCCCTGTTGCCTTCTACCCTAACTCTGGCTTAAAATGGGAGGTGTGAACTCTACATGACGTTGGAAAGTATTTGAGACAACCCCGCCTCCCCGCTGATCGTCTTTCCCTGACACTTGCCAACCTAGAGGGATTGGTGTGCTCACATTTCCCCACAGACCATGGGCCATATCTGGAGGTAAACAGGGCAACAGAGCAAAGGTGTGCTGAGCTCTTAAAGGACCGGCGCAAGCGTGTATCTAACTGCAAAGACTAGCTGATCTTTGTTTGGTGTGAGGAATACATGGGGATGCATCACTGCCTGCTCTCACGACTTGCACTATGTTCTCAAGGAAACCATGCTTGTGTTCTGCTCCCAGACCGTAATCTACGCAGTGTTCATGAGCATTATCCAATGTGACATGACAACCGCAAAGACCATACAGTTACTGTATATGGAGGCCCAAGGGCATCCTTTTGTACATGATATTGCAAAAATAACACACCATCAGTATATTACACAGCGAGAGCAAACATGAATGAGATCCACATTTGCATTTTCAATGATGGTACTACTTACAAATGTCACTACATGACACTGGTGGTGATTGCTAATCACTACCCCAAAGCCAAACTGCCTGTACAGTATGACATATGACAATGCAGCAGCTGCTGTCTAGAAAAGTGCTATCAAAATACTGCTAGTGGTTCAGATGACCTTGTAATAagaatgataatgataatgagcAAATCCCATAGAGGAAATCCTGCTTAACGGTCTCAATCCAGTTGGGGTGGCCTGTCTGGCCGCATGCGTCACCAATATTTGTGTTGGCGAAGGCATGACGTAATGTATTCAAAATCACAATGACTTTTGCAGGAAAAGGGAATCTAAGAAAGGGGACATTAGCGCTCAAGAACAAGACTGCATCTAAAATGGGGGGGGCTGATAGAAGGGAAAAAAACGTATAAACACTCACAGTAATTCAGAAACTTGACAACTAAAATAAATGAGGGCAAGTCACCCACTggacaaaaactggttgaatcaacgtggtttccacgtcatttcaataaaataaaacaatctatgtgatgacgttgaatcaacgtgtaAAACTGATTAGACtggcaaaaagtcatcaacgtcagGGAATTTcgtctttttttcacccaacgtTTAACCTAAAAAAAATTGACATGGTGAATTcctgttagttgacaactcaaccaaatgtaaatcaaaactagatgttgaaatgACATCGGTGCCCAGTGGACAATCAATCAAGTCAAGTTCAGGCTCAAAACGGGTCagtgacagacagaaagacagtgaGGGTTGGTGCGATACAGAAAGATACAATTGGATTCGACAGCATCGGTAAAAGAGATCACCTAGCAGAAACACACACGAGAACATTAGCTTTACAGCACAGCTCAAATTCTGCTCTAGCTTGCACGTTTTCTGCCAGTGCCAGGTTCTATTTCCATAAGCATAAACACTTACTGCATTGTCACCGGAACAGATAGATTGATGATATATATCCACACCGTGCATGTCATGCAAATATACTGTGTGGAGTGTGCTTAGGCAAGAAGCTGAGAGCAGCAACACCTGCACTGGCAGTTTGTTGTGTGTCACAGGGACCAGAGGGGGTGTCAAAGACCGGAGGAGACATTTGACCCAAGGACCAAAGGCACACGGACTCTAACCAGGAAAGAATGTGATACCTGGAGATGACGAGGAGCTACTGCTTACGCATGTAGGGTTTAGTCTTGCAATGCACCTGGTAGAGAGATCAAAGTTTAGAAACAGGGAGGGTCGGAGGAGCACTGCCTCTGGCATTGCACCCAGTGCTTCAAGACTCTACATTTCATGTTAGAAAATGGGCATGTGAGTTTTAGATGTATACATGTGTATGACAGCTCTCTAGACGTAACCTAATGTGAAGGTGTACATGTGTGGATGTTTAtgttaatctgtgtgtgtgttagtcttgATATTTGTATGGGTCAATGAGAGGAAAGGGATATATTAATAGAATCTGTCCGAAGATACACAGGCCAGCAAGCTGGCGAGAGGCAGCTGTTGGCAGTCAGTCACACGGTGTGGAAGTGTGTCAGTGAGCATGAACAGAGGGCTCCTGTATACCTCTTCAGGTCATTCCGAATACCAGATAACCTCTTAAGCAGGTTAGAGCGCCACCTTATGGACAAATATGTGGATTACCTCTCAATTGCATTTATGTGGATGATAGGTCTACTCTGTCACATTGTTCATTTTTGAAGAGGATTTCTAAATATAATTCATATTCAAATCACATGAAATC of the Oncorhynchus tshawytscha isolate Ot180627B linkage group LG31, Otsh_v2.0, whole genome shotgun sequence genome contains:
- the abrab gene encoding actin binding Rho activating protein b; protein product: MQNLGEGPGQDLTTGTNIPADQNNPSADQQESQGSSPPSQLVGKRKTLLVLQGESRIKTKQVVKTVTSGIQLRSVGNTFLTERICKEAPPPGEEIDRMLSKRGSPTLRRKCSNVLELTCSWKEKERNVPSEGEFGDGRTCSVDTEDSRYSEAEERALEAESGQGKPGQIDSSKPGQTNSTEAGQTNSTEAGQTDSSKPGQTNSTEAGQTDSSKPGQTNSTEAGQKDSSKPGQKNSSKPGQTDSSKPGQTDSSKPGQTGSSKPGQTDTSKPVKTDSTGSSGEAKQRDNDSVSPKGKIESWVRVKIPSISVGRKELDDANRINALSRKYSAVGDLKSRWQNWSSTHTVNQKLNPFSEDFDYEYSMSLRLRKGEEGYGRPKEGTKTAERARRAEQHIHGEIADMCYVIRTMNDPDPDGKTRVTFRELFDRYVRISDKVVGILLRARRHGKVAFKGEMLWQGQDDGVIITLLV